A genomic region of Raphanus sativus cultivar WK10039 chromosome 6, ASM80110v3, whole genome shotgun sequence contains the following coding sequences:
- the LOC108819263 gene encoding L-type lectin-domain containing receptor kinase IV.1, translating into MFFKLLTILFFNLLMKSSSETLNFTYNGFPQRSDISIQGIATVTPNGLLRLTNTTVQQTGHAFYDKSIRFKNSPNGRVSSFSTTFVFAIHPRIPRLSGHGIAFVIAPNTRLPYAAPSQYMGLFNITSNGNYTNHVFAIELDTIRSTEFNDINDNHVGIDINSLTSVKSSVAGWWDKEGQFNNLTLIGSKPMQVWIDYNGPTHTINVMMAPLNEEKPKKPLVAIVRDLSSVILQDMFVGFSSATGSVSAEHYVLGWSFAINRREAPPLDLSKLPKLLPPFHPTRISYFCKFGIPSISIVLIFSSIVLVCFIARRRRMFAEELDDWETALGKNRLRFKDLYYATRGFKEKDLLGSGGFGRVYKGVMLETNLEIAVKKVSHDSRQGLKEFVSEIVSIGRMSHPNLVPLLGYCRRRGELLLVYEYMPNGSLDKYLYNTPEVTLNWKQRSKVILDVASGLFYLHEDWEQVVIHRDVKASNVLLDGELNGRLGDFGLARSYDHGADPQTTNVVGTLGYLAPEHTRTGRATTATDVFAFGAFLLEVVCGRRPIEIQHESDEVFLLLDWVFGLWNRGNILDAVDPNMGSEYNQKEVEMILKVGLLCSHSDPRARPSMRQVLNYLRGDAKLSDLSPLDLSRNGVMFGVQDGFSELRKLYASSVSKRFTSGSSIADSLLSGGR; encoded by the coding sequence ATGTTCTTCAAGCTCCTCACCATCTTATTCTTCAACCTCCTCATGAAATCCTCTTCTGAAACACTCAACTTCACTTACAATGGCTTTCCACAACGGAGTGACATATCCATCCAAGGGATCGCTACTGTCACACCCAACGGTCTGTTGAGGCTAACCAATACGACCGTTCAGCAAACCGGACACGCCTTCTATGACAAATCAATCCGGTTCAAGAATTCACCAAACGGCAGGGTTTCGTCTTTCTCCACAACCTTCGTCTTCGCAATTCACCCTCGTATCCCAAGATTAAGCGGCCATGGCATTGCTTTCGTCATCGCTCCTAACACACGTCTCCCTTACGCAGCGCCAAGCCAGTACATGGGTCTCTTCAACATCACAAGCAACGGTAATTACACAAATCATGTGTTCGCTATTGAATTGGATACTATACGGAGTACAGAGTTCAATGATATCAACGATAACCATGTCGGGATTGATATCAATAGTTTGACGTCGGTGAAAAGTTCAGTAGCTGGATGGTGGGACAAGGAAGGCCAATTCAATAACCTTACTTTGATTGGTAGTAAACCGATGCAGGTTTGGATCGATTACAACGGTCCTACACATACAATAAATGTGATGATGGCTCCATTGAACGAGGAGAAACCTAAAAAGCCGCTTGTTGCCATTGTCAGAGATCTTTCTTCTGTTATTCTCCAAGATATGTTTGTGGGTTTCTCGTCCGCCACTGGTAGTGTTTCCGCAGAACACTACGTTCTTGGGTGGAGCTTCGCGATCAACCGCCGCGAAGCTCCACCATTAGATCTATCAAAACTCCCGAAGCTTCTTCCTCCGTTCCATCCCACGAGAATCTCGTATTTTTGCAAGTTCGGGATACCGTCGATTTCCATCGTTTTGATTTTCTCGTCTATCGTCCTTGTCTGCTTTATTGCAAGGAGGAGAAGAATGTTCGCAGAGGAGCTCGACGACTGGGAAACAGCGTTGGGGAAGAACAGATTAAGGTTCAAAGATTTGTACTATGCGACCAGAGGTTTCAAGGAAAAAGATCTTCTTGGATCTGGCGGGTTTGGAAGAGTTTACAAAGGTGTGATGCTTGAGACAAATTTGGAGATTGCTGTGAAAAAAGTTTCGCATGATTCTCGACAAGGGCTTAAAGAGTTTGTGTCGGAGATTGTGAGTATTGGTCGGATGAGTCACCCTAATTTGGTTCCTCTCTTGGGTTATTGCCGCCGGAGAGGCGAACTTCTTCTGGTGTATGAGTACATGCCTAATGGAAGCTTAGACAAGTACTTGTACAACACTCCGGAGGTAACGCTTAATTGGAAACAGAGAAGTAAAGTCATTTTAGATGTTGCCTCTGGCTTATTTTACCTTCATGAGGATTGGGAACAAGTGGTGATACATAGAGACGTCAAAGCCAGCAATGTCTTGTTAGATGGAGAACTAAACGGGAGACTTGGCGATTTTGGTTTGGCTCGGTCGTATGATCACGGGGCTGATCCTCAAACAACCAACGTCGTAGGGACATTGGGATACTTAGCCCCTGAACACACCCGAACAGGACGTGCCACTACCGCTACTGACGTTTTTGCGTTCGGGGCGTTCTTACTAGAAGTCGTGTGTGGTAGACGTCCTATTGAGATCCAACATGAGAGTGATGAAGTGTTCTTGCTCCTGGATTGGGTTTTCGGGTTATGGAACAGGGGTAACATCTTGGATGCTGTAGATCCGAATATGGGTTCTGAGTATAACCAAAAAGAGGTCGAAATGATTTTAAAGGTTGGTCTATTGTGCTCTCACTCTGACCCACGAGCTAGACCCAGTATGAGGCAAGTGCTAAATTATCTAAGAGGAGATGCAAAGTTATCAGATTTGTCTCCGTTGGATTTGTCCAGGAATGGGGTGATGTTTGGGGTCCAAGATGGATTTAGTGAACTAAGGAAGTTGTATGCTTCCTCTGTCTCTAAAAGATTCACTAGTGGATCTTCCATCGCTGATTCTTTGCTCTCTGGTGGGAGGTGA